The Anthonomus grandis grandis chromosome 16, icAntGran1.3, whole genome shotgun sequence genome includes the window TATTGGACACCTTTACACAAGATGCtcgataatttctaaaatattgcttaaaatattttaaacctttaatgacattttttgtGCATGCTTCTctaaattttataatgtttgtttaatgaaaatactataattactttttgagatattgaactTTAAAGTCAGTGGTCACTTTGAAGATCAAACCTGCTCATTAGACACCCTTACCCAAGAAACTCAATAATTCCGAAATtattgaaacaaaatttttggtaacACAAGAAGAATGATTGCTTCGAGTGCCTGGAATTAGCAAAATATTTCTTTCTCTCTCAGGCACTTGAAACAGACAGAGACTTGAAATATTGAGAATCGTAAAAAAGATCGTTGCTCTCGAAGAAGATCAAAAAGTCAGctataaaaactgtaaaaatgaTTGACAAACATATTGAGTGTCATCTTGGtttaataaatatcatatatcctaccgactgcaccACCCAATAACTGTGAATTTATTgactcaatttaattaaaaataaaagcaatactacgaaaaatacaaattattattaatacttaaattACAAACACTAGACCTGGTAACTACTACAGAATATATTTACATGCTAATCAAGCAAACAACTCCTTAACAGAATATTTACTAAACAATTCGTTCACAATACCAAAAATGAAATGACCGACTACATTTTCAATCAGCGGTTGTAAATCGTTAATAATCACATCGATATTGTCGTTGATCACTTTGTTAGTCTTATCGGCGATATCAGTGTGATTCCCAAACAATTTCTCCAAAACCACATGTGAGTGTTCAATTGCGATTGAGATGTTTTTCTTTTCCCACTTTAGGTGTTCCTGTTCCTTTTCTATATAGGGACTTCCTTTTAGCGTTAGGTGAACGTTGAAATTAGCTATAAAAAATGAGTAATTTAGCAAATAAACTTATAATTATTACTTTCAGACCTAAAGTGTACAAGAACacatttaattcaaattcattGCATTCATTACATGTTTATAGTTGTTAAATTTATACGTACTGTAGTTTCCGTCAGCAGGTCCTTGCTCATCAAACGTAACAACCAGGAACTTCCCGTTAACGTTATAGGTCGACTTTATCCTCAGATATGGAAAATTGATGGTGATATTGACCTCGTGATTCTTCAGGTCGATATCGAACCTATTTAGGTTGAAATCGTCTGCATGGTAAATATGAATGTCCTAAAAGTGAAATTGATAGTTAATATAATACTTCTAATAAGTATTCTATAGCGTTCTTACCGTAAAAGTAACTTTCACTTGATCCTCCTCGTTGACGCAAGTTGGAGGTATCACCAAAGGGTCCAGTGAAGGAATGAAGAGGTCAGGGATGCCCTCTTTTAGATGaggtcttatttttttaatgttggaCTCCACGCATTTGTGTATGTTCGTGTCGGATCTATTGCAGGGTGTAATGTATGAggctaaaaatgaaaattacatttttaaaccattttttgtatcaaaatttaACTGTTTTGGAGCTATTGAATAGTGTTTTAATGGATACTGTCAATATATCCAGAAAGGCATGCTCtagaattaaaactttttgtgtAGTTGATTTGCTAAAATAGCACTCacttatctaaataataatgaagaaaatgatggtgcagtcggtaggatacATGATATTTATTAAACCAAGAAGAAACTCAATAAATTTACCAATAATTTTTACTGTTCCTATAGATGGAATATATGAAGCATTGGTATTGTCTAAAATTTAGTTTCaacaattttggaattattgaGCTTCTTGGGAAGGTGTGTCCAATGAGCAAGTTtgatcttcaaggtgaccactgaCTTTAAAgtctaaaatcttaaaaactagtgggaatatttttataaaataaacagtataGGGTTTAGAAAAGTATGCACAAAAAATGCTATTAAGGGTTCAAAACAATTCAAGCAATAACTTTGCAATTATCGAGCTGCTTGGGAAGGTGTTTCCAAAGAGCAAGTTtgatcttcaaggtgaccactgactttaaagtctaaaatatcaaaaactagtgggaatatttttataaaataaacagtataGGATTCAGAAAAGTATGagcaacaaattttattaaaggttcaAAACAATTTAAGCAATAACTTCGCAATTATCGAGCTTCTTGGGAAGGTATGTCCAATGAGCAAGTTTGATCTTCAAGGTAACCACTGACTTTAAAGtctaaaatctcaaaaactaatgggagtattttcatgaaataaacaGTATAGGGTTCAGAAAAGTATgcacaaaaaatgttaataaaggTTCAAAACAATTCAAGCAATAACTTCGCAATTATCGAGCTTCTTGGGAAGGTGTGTCCAATGAGCAAGTTTGATCTTCAAGGTAAGCACTGACTTTAAAGTCTAAAATCTCGAAAACtagtaagaatatttttataaaataaacagtataGGGTTTAAAAAAGTATGCACAAAAAATGCTATCAAAGGTTCAAAACAATTCAAGCAATACCTTCGCAATTATCGAGCTGCTTGGGAAGGTGTTTCCAAAGAGCAAGTTtgatcttcaaggtgaccactgactttaaagtctaaaatatcataaactagtgggaatattttcatcaaATAAACAGTATAGGTTTCAAAAGAGTATGcacaaataatgttattaaaggTTCAAAACAATTTAAGCAATAACTTTGCAATTATCGAGCTTCTTGGGAAGGTGTGTCCAGAGAGCAAGTTTGATCTTCAAGGTGATCACTGACTTTAAAgtctaaaatcttaaaaactagtGGAagtattttcatgaaataagcAGTATAGGGTTCAGAAAAGTAtgcacaaaaaaatttgtttaaggttcaaaacaatttaagcaataattttgcaattatcaAGCTTTTTTGGCAGATGTGTCCAATGAGCAAGTTTAATCTTCAAGATGCCCGCTGACTTCAAAGtctaaaatatcaaaaactagtgggaatatttttataaaataaacagtaaagGATTCAAAAAAGGATGcacaaaaaatgttattaaagatTCAAAACAATTCAAGCAATAACTTTGCAATTATCGAGCTTCTTGGGAAGGTGTGTCCAGAGAGCAAGTTtgatcttcaaggtgaccactggctttaaagtctaaaatttcaaaaaccagTGGGAGTATTTTCATGAAAcgaaaaatatgttatttagaAAAGCATGCtctagaaattttattaatcactaaaaataattaaaacagtAGTTTTGGAGCTATGGCCCTTTTTGACTAGTTGATTTCGATTCTTGACTGCAAAAGTATATACCAAGAAAATAACTATAAAGAACGAATTATGGGCTggtgcagtcggtaggataTATGATATTAATTGAACTATAATACAGATATTTGCCAACAATTTATACCCTCATCCCATAAGATCTTTTCATGATAAAGTATGTATCAAAATATGATTAGGGCGAACTGAACGAGTTATCAATTTCTTTATACGTAAGCCACATAATGATTCAAATAAAAACTTCTGATGTGAGCAAATTGCTGTAAGCAAAAAATGATCccttgcaaatatttttttaattgataaataattatcaCAAAGCATAATAAGCGATTGATTAAGATGATCACCATTATACTTATGAGAATGGATACATTATGTGCGTGCAGTAACATGCAACAGGAGTTAATAGCCCTGGCATTAAATCATAGAAGGAGCGCACTTGAGAGCTGATTTGACCTAAGgtgtatacatttatttaaaaaaatcaagaatatttGGAGAGTAATTTGTCACGCATTTGACGTCGTTTTTATGTCTTTCAAGTGCTTTTTATGGAACCAATTACTTAATTTCCCACTTGCAAGTTAATACATTAATTTCCGCACCCAAGACTTAAGTTGACCCGACGTGTATACTCTTAATATTAAGTagtaaaagactttttttatatttttcaaatttttgggTATCTTACAGGCgtctgatttaatttttgattttccatGAGTGAACAATTCCAGTTTTCCTGACCCTTGAGTAATTttgtttatcaattttttaagcatttgacAGTATTTCTATGTTTTccagatataaaaaatactcaaaagtcattttattccaggaattgtAAATATAATCCAGAACTTTGGGAGtgattttacgtaatttttatgttCTTTAGGCAGTTTTTAGGGGTTCAATCACTTGAATTTTTACTTGGAAGTTAATACATTGATTTCCGCACCTAAGATCTAGCTGGCCCGACGTGTATACTCTTAATATTAAGtagtaaaagatttttttatattttttaagtttttgtgtaAGTTCTCATATCTTCCAGGCTCTGTGGTTCGGGTAAATTCTTATTGAATTTTGGCCAAATCAGAAGTCATTGACATTGAATTCCTTATTGGCATAAGTAAGTTGATAATAGTATTAACATTTTAAGACCTCGtgaatcttaaattataaattttacaatttaataaagaattaattaagTTATCATCAATGATAATCATTATGATTCAGTCAAGCTCTTATTAACGGCCAGGAATTG containing:
- the LOC126745688 gene encoding uncharacterized protein LOC126745688, with product MCHPSFFFVIFFYSVLRFTEGHSLPSYITPCNRSDTNIHKCVESNIKKIRPHLKEGIPDLFIPSLDPLVIPPTCVNEEDQVKVTFTDIHIYHADDFNLNRFDIDLKNHEVNITINFPYLRIKSTYNVNGKFLVVTFDEQGPADGNYTNFNVHLTLKGSPYIEKEQEHLKWEKKNISIAIEHSHVVLEKLFGNHTDIADKTNKVINDNIDVIINDLQPLIENVVGHFIFGIVNELFSKYSVKELFA